A window of the Serratia sarumanii genome harbors these coding sequences:
- the argS gene encoding arginine--tRNA ligase, whose product MNIQVLLSDKVSQALIAAGAPADCEAQVRPSAKAQFGDYQANGVMSVAKKLGMPPRQLAEKVVQLLDLGDVAGKVEIAGPGFINIFLNSDWVARQADQMLNAPKLGIAPVEPQTIVIDYSAPNVAKEMHVGHLRSTIIGDAAARTQEFLGHKVIRANHVGDWGTQFGMLIAYLEKMQNENASDMGLSDLEQFYREAKKHYDEDAEFAERARAYVVKLQGGDQYCLKMWRKLVDITMAQNQLTYNRLNVTLTEDDVMGESLYNAMLPGIVADLKAKGLAVESEGATVVFLDEYQNKDGDPMGVIIQKKDGGYLYTTTDIACAKYRYETLGANRVLYYIDSRQHQHLMQAWTIVRKAGYVPESVSLEHHMFGMMLGKDGKPFKTRSGGTVKLSDLLDEAIERAEQLIAGKNPDMPQDEMKTVARVVGIGAVKYADLSKSRTTDYVFDWDNMLAFEGNTAPYMQYAYTRVASVFKRAGIDESSLTLPLTLTEEREIALATRLLQFEEVLTTVAREGTPHVMCSYLYDLAGLFSGFYEHCQILNADSEEARQSRLKLALLTSKTLKTGLDTLGIETVERM is encoded by the coding sequence TTGAATATTCAGGTTCTTCTTTCAGATAAAGTCAGCCAGGCGCTGATCGCCGCTGGCGCGCCAGCCGATTGCGAAGCGCAGGTCCGCCCTTCCGCCAAGGCGCAGTTTGGTGATTACCAGGCCAACGGCGTGATGTCCGTCGCCAAAAAGCTGGGCATGCCGCCCCGGCAGCTGGCGGAAAAAGTGGTGCAACTGCTGGATCTCGGCGACGTCGCCGGTAAAGTGGAAATCGCCGGTCCCGGCTTTATCAACATTTTCCTGAACAGCGACTGGGTCGCCCGCCAGGCCGACCAGATGCTGAACGCACCGAAACTGGGCATTGCGCCGGTTGAGCCGCAAACCATCGTTATCGACTACTCCGCGCCGAACGTGGCGAAAGAGATGCACGTCGGCCATCTGCGCTCCACCATCATCGGCGACGCCGCGGCGCGTACCCAGGAGTTTCTGGGCCATAAAGTGATCCGTGCCAACCACGTCGGCGACTGGGGCACCCAGTTCGGCATGCTGATTGCCTACCTGGAAAAAATGCAGAACGAAAACGCCAGCGACATGGGCCTGTCCGATTTGGAACAGTTCTATCGCGAAGCCAAGAAGCATTACGACGAAGACGCCGAGTTCGCCGAGCGCGCGCGCGCTTACGTCGTCAAGCTGCAGGGCGGCGATCAGTACTGCCTGAAAATGTGGCGCAAGCTGGTCGACATCACCATGGCGCAAAACCAGCTGACCTATAACCGCCTGAACGTCACGCTGACCGAAGACGACGTGATGGGCGAAAGCCTGTATAACGCGATGCTGCCGGGCATCGTCGCCGATCTGAAAGCCAAAGGGCTGGCGGTGGAAAGCGAAGGCGCCACCGTGGTGTTCCTCGACGAATACCAGAACAAGGACGGCGATCCGATGGGCGTCATCATCCAGAAAAAGGATGGCGGCTATCTCTACACCACCACCGATATCGCCTGCGCCAAGTACCGCTACGAAACCCTGGGCGCCAATCGCGTGCTGTATTACATCGACTCCCGTCAGCATCAGCACCTGATGCAGGCCTGGACCATCGTGCGCAAGGCCGGTTACGTGCCGGAGTCCGTCTCGCTGGAACACCACATGTTCGGCATGATGCTGGGCAAAGACGGCAAGCCGTTCAAAACCCGCTCGGGCGGTACGGTGAAGCTCTCCGATCTGCTGGATGAGGCCATCGAACGCGCCGAACAGCTGATCGCCGGCAAAAACCCGGACATGCCGCAAGACGAAATGAAGACCGTGGCCCGCGTGGTCGGCATCGGCGCGGTGAAATACGCCGATCTGTCGAAAAGCCGCACCACCGACTATGTCTTCGACTGGGATAACATGCTGGCCTTCGAAGGCAATACCGCGCCTTATATGCAATACGCCTATACCCGCGTGGCATCGGTATTCAAGCGCGCCGGGATCGACGAAAGCAGCCTGACGCTGCCGCTGACGCTGACCGAAGAGCGTGAAATTGCGCTGGCTACCCGCCTGCTGCAGTTCGAAGAGGTGCTCACCACCGTCGCGCGTGAAGGCACGCCTCACGTCATGTGCAGCTACCTGTACGATCTGGCCGGCTTGTTCTCCGGTTTCTACGAGCACTGCCAGATCCTGAACGCCGACAGCGAAGAAGCGCGTCAGAGCCGCCTGAAGCTGGCGCTGCTGACCTCGAAAACGCTGAAAACCGGTCTGGATACGCTGGGCATCGAAACCGTCGAACGCATGTAA
- the murJ gene encoding murein biosynthesis integral membrane protein MurJ has product MNLLKSLAAVSSMTMFSRVLGFARDAIVARVFGAGMATDAFFVAFKLPNLLRRIFAEGAFSQAFVPILAEYKSQQGEEATRTFIAYVSGLLTLVLAVVTVLGMLAAPWVIYITAPGFTDTPDKFALTSALLRITFPYILLISLASLVGAILNTWNRFSIPAFAPTLLNVSMIGFALFAAPYFNPPVLALAWAVVVGGVLQLGYQLPHLRKIGMLVLPRLKLGDAGVWRVMRQMGPAILGVSVSQISLIINTIFASFLVSGSVSWMYYADRLMEFPSGVLGVALGTILLPSLAKSFSSGNHDEYSRLMDWGLRLCFLLALPSAIALGILAKPLTVSLFQYGKFSAFDAAMTQRALVAYSVGLMGLIVVKVLAPGFYSRQDIKTPVKIAIITLIMTQVMNLAFIGPLKHAGLALSIGLAACLNASLLYWQLRKQKIFQPQPGWALFLTKLVIAVLVMSAVLIGVMWLMPAWDQGNMLERLLRLAAVVVAGVVAYFGVLVGLGFRPRDFARRAA; this is encoded by the coding sequence ATGAACCTACTCAAATCCTTGGCTGCCGTCAGCTCGATGACGATGTTTTCGCGGGTGTTGGGCTTTGCCCGCGATGCGATCGTCGCGCGCGTGTTCGGGGCCGGCATGGCAACGGACGCCTTTTTCGTGGCGTTCAAACTCCCGAATCTGTTACGCCGTATCTTTGCCGAAGGGGCGTTTTCGCAGGCCTTCGTGCCGATCCTGGCCGAATACAAGAGCCAGCAGGGTGAAGAGGCGACGCGCACTTTTATTGCCTATGTCTCCGGGCTGCTGACGCTGGTGCTGGCGGTGGTGACGGTGCTGGGGATGCTGGCCGCGCCCTGGGTTATTTACATTACTGCGCCGGGCTTTACCGATACGCCCGACAAGTTTGCCCTGACGTCGGCGCTGCTGCGCATCACCTTCCCCTATATTTTGTTGATCTCACTGGCGTCGCTGGTGGGGGCGATCCTCAATACCTGGAACCGCTTCTCGATCCCGGCTTTTGCGCCAACGCTGCTTAACGTCAGCATGATCGGTTTCGCGCTGTTCGCCGCCCCGTATTTCAACCCGCCGGTGCTGGCGCTGGCCTGGGCGGTGGTGGTGGGCGGCGTGCTGCAGCTGGGTTATCAGCTGCCGCATCTGCGCAAGATAGGCATGCTGGTGCTGCCGCGCCTCAAGCTGGGCGATGCCGGGGTCTGGCGAGTGATGCGCCAGATGGGGCCGGCGATCCTCGGGGTGTCGGTGAGCCAAATCTCGCTGATCATCAACACCATTTTCGCTTCGTTCCTGGTGTCCGGCTCGGTGTCCTGGATGTACTACGCCGACCGCCTGATGGAGTTTCCCTCCGGCGTGCTGGGCGTGGCGCTGGGCACCATCCTGCTGCCGTCGCTGGCCAAAAGCTTCTCGAGCGGCAACCACGACGAGTATTCGCGCCTGATGGATTGGGGGCTGCGTCTGTGCTTCCTGCTGGCGTTGCCGAGCGCCATCGCGCTCGGCATTTTGGCCAAGCCATTGACCGTTTCGCTGTTCCAGTACGGCAAGTTCAGCGCCTTTGACGCGGCGATGACGCAACGCGCGCTGGTGGCTTACTCGGTTGGGCTGATGGGGTTGATCGTGGTTAAAGTGCTGGCGCCGGGCTTCTATTCGCGGCAGGACATCAAAACGCCGGTCAAGATCGCCATCATCACGCTGATCATGACGCAGGTGATGAACCTGGCATTTATTGGCCCGTTGAAGCATGCCGGCCTGGCGCTGTCGATCGGTTTGGCGGCCTGTCTGAACGCCTCGTTGCTGTATTGGCAACTGCGCAAACAGAAGATCTTTCAGCCGCAGCCGGGGTGGGCGCTGTTCCTCACCAAGCTGGTGATCGCCGTGCTGGTGATGTCGGCGGTGCTGATTGGCGTGATGTGGCTGATGCCGGCCTGGGATCAGGGCAATATGCTGGAACGTTTGCTGCGTTTGGCTGCGGTGGTGGTGGCCGGTGTGGTGGCCTACTTTGGCGTGCTGGTAGGGTTGGGCTTCCGCCCGCGCGACTTTGCGCGCCGCGCCGCCTGA